One genomic segment of Leptolyngbyaceae cyanobacterium includes these proteins:
- a CDS encoding O-antigen ligase family protein: MKASFHPESRLQIWWNLAQLGFLIFPLFPALGAIPIALAILGTGKEKFRQIISRPLNWVIGILSILLILTASIALHRSDAFLGLANFLPFFLLQISFNELIQKPAQLRRIAWILILPSLPIAILGLGQLFFNWHTSGLLANILGWTLIPNGNPPSRMSSVFMYANIFAAYLLIIFILALSLLIENLVISYKKSDDNNHNNSNSYLSYAEENKSEKPLKIPYFQCLFLISVLAFCAIAIVLTNSRNAWAISSLACLAFAIYLGWRWLLAGIAGIVTMILAAAYAPSPISQFLRKFVPAFFWARLTDRNFPDRPLPYLRTTQWKFTFWMTQQRPLTGWGLRNFTPLYQAKYSTPELPVWLGHPHSLFLMLTGEIGIPTAILFFTLVGWIIYQGCLLLLNMNGKNEDKLILFGFIMAFLACTLFNTVDVSIFDLRINTLGWLLLASICGVVYHRKKYS, from the coding sequence ATGAAAGCTTCCTTTCATCCCGAATCTCGTTTACAAATATGGTGGAATTTAGCCCAGCTAGGTTTTTTGATTTTTCCTTTATTTCCCGCTTTGGGTGCCATACCAATTGCTTTAGCAATATTGGGAACTGGCAAAGAAAAGTTTCGCCAAATAATCAGTCGTCCCCTCAATTGGGTAATCGGAATTTTAAGCATTTTATTAATATTAACCGCTAGCATCGCCCTTCACCGCTCGGATGCTTTCTTGGGTTTAGCAAATTTCTTACCATTTTTTTTATTGCAGATTTCCTTTAACGAATTAATCCAAAAACCCGCACAATTACGACGCATCGCTTGGATTTTAATTTTACCTTCTCTACCGATCGCCATTCTTGGTTTAGGGCAGCTATTTTTTAATTGGCATACTTCCGGATTACTAGCAAATATCTTAGGTTGGACGCTCATACCCAACGGTAATCCCCCCAGCAGAATGTCTTCCGTTTTTATGTATGCGAATATCTTTGCTGCTTATCTGCTGATTATTTTCATTTTGGCATTAAGTTTATTGATAGAAAATTTGGTAATTTCCTATAAAAAATCAGATGATAATAACCATAATAATTCTAACTCTTATCTTTCTTATGCAGAGGAGAATAAATCAGAAAAACCTCTTAAAATTCCCTATTTCCAATGCTTATTTTTGATATCGGTATTAGCGTTCTGCGCGATCGCGATCGTCCTCACTAACTCTCGCAATGCTTGGGCAATTTCATCCCTGGCTTGCCTAGCCTTTGCTATTTATCTAGGTTGGCGTTGGCTATTAGCAGGAATCGCCGGAATAGTTACCATGATTCTAGCCGCCGCTTATGCACCTTCACCCATAAGTCAATTTCTCCGAAAATTTGTACCCGCTTTCTTTTGGGCGCGACTCACCGATCGAAACTTTCCCGATCGACCATTACCTTATTTGCGAACAACGCAATGGAAATTCACTTTCTGGATGACACAACAACGTCCATTAACCGGATGGGGTTTACGTAATTTTACTCCTCTTTATCAAGCAAAATATTCTACTCCCGAACTGCCTGTATGGTTGGGGCATCCCCATAGTTTATTTTTGATGCTAACAGGTGAAATAGGTATTCCGACAGCAATACTGTTTTTTACATTGGTTGGTTGGATTATTTATCAAGGCTGTTTGTTGCTGCTTAACATGAATGGAAAGAATGAAGATAAATTAATTTTATTTGGTTTTATAATGGCTTTTTTAGCTTGTACTTTATTTAATACAGTAGATGTATCGATATTTGATTTGCGAATAAATACATTAGGTTGGTTGC